The following proteins are co-located in the Ficedula albicollis isolate OC2 chromosome 27, FicAlb1.5, whole genome shotgun sequence genome:
- the ACE gene encoding angiotensin-converting enzyme, whose product GAGALRPGLEPPQFDTSEEGAAQFARSYNDTAELVFFDSVSASWNYNTNLTAENAALQVQASLEEQNFTELWGKKAKELYGNRWHNFSDPQLRKIIGSIQTLGPSNLPLEEREQYNTILSDMDKIYSTAKVCLSNSTCWDLEPDLSDIMATSRSYRKLLFAWEGWHNAAGNPLRPKYETFVELSNAAYSMDGFNDTGSYWRSWYNSDSFERDLEHIYNQLEPLYLNLHAFVRRKLYERYGPKYINLKGPIPAHLLGNMWAQQWNNIYDLMIPFPEKPNLDVTSTMVQQGWNATHMFRVSEEFFTSLGLLDMPPEFWNESMLEKPSDGREVVCHASAWDFYNRKDFRIKQCTSVTMEQLFTVHHEMGHIQYYLQYKEQPVPFRSGANPGFHEAIGDVLSLSVSTPKHLKEIGLLSSATEDEESNINYLLKMALEKIAFLPFGYLIDQWRWNVFSGRTPPSRYNYDWWYLRTKYQGICAPVPRNESNFDPGAKYHIPGNTPYIRYFVSFILQFQFHKALCEAANHTGPLHTCDIYRSKEAGDKLREVLKAGSSKSWQDILLNLTGTGEMDAGPLLEYFSPVTKWLQEQNNKTNEVLGWPEFDWRPPVPEGYPEGIDKIADEAQAKEFLSEYNRTAEEVWEAYTEASWAYNTNITDHNKEVMLEKNLAMSKHTLEYGMRARQFDTSDFQDQSVTRILKKLSVIERAALPEDELKEYNTLLSDMETTYSVAKVCREDKTCHPLDPDLTDIMATSRDYNELLFAWKGWRDASGKKMRNSYKRYVELSNKAATLNGYKDNGAYWRSLYETSTFEEDLERLYLQLQPLYLNLHAYVRRALYKKYGAEHINLRGPIPAHLLGNMWAQSWSNIFDLVIPYPDATKVDATPAMKKQGWTPKKMFEESDRFFTSLGLIPMPQEFWDKSMIEKPSDGREVVCHASAWDFYNRKDFRIKQCTVVNMDDLITVHHEMGHVQYFLQYKEQPVSFRDGANPGFHEAVGDVMALSVSTPKHLHSINLLEQVTENQESDINYLMSIALDKIAFLPFGYLMDQWRWKVFDGRIKEDEYNKEWWNLRMKYQGLCPPALRSEDDFDPGAKFHIPANVPYIRYFVSFVIQFQFHQALCDAAGHKGPLHTCDIYQSKEAGKILGDALKLGFSKPWPEAMQLITGQPNMSAEALMSYFEPLMTWLEKENSKNGEVLGWPEYSWTPYAAQDDSSRTDFLGMSLTKSQATAGGWVLLALALIFLITTIFLGVKFFSARRKAFKSSSEMELK is encoded by the exons ggggcgggcgccCTCCGCCCCGGCCTCGAGCCCCCCCAGTTCGACACCAGCGAGGAGGGGGCCGCCCAGTTCGCCAGGAGCTACAACGACACGGCCGAGCTCGTCTTCTTCGACAGCGTCTCGGCCAGCTGGAATTACAACACCAACCTGACGGCCGAAAATGCCGCTCTGCAG GTCCAGGCGTCACTGGAGGAGCAGAActtcacagagctctgggggaAGAAAGCCAAGGAACTCTATGGCAACAGATGGCATAACTTCAGTGACCCCCAGCTGAGGAAAATCATTGGATCCATCCAGACCTTGGGACCCTCCAACCTGCCCCTGGAGGAGAGAGAGCAG TACAACACGATCCTGAGCGACATGGACAAAATCTACTCCACGGCCAAGGTGTGCCTGTCCAACAGCACCTGCTGGGATCTGGAGCCAG ACCTGTCGGACATCATGGCCACCTCCCGCAGCTACAGGAAGCTGCTCTTCGCCTGGGAGGGCTGGCACAACGCCGCGGGGAACCCGCTGCGCCCCAAGTACGAGACCTTCGTGGAGCTGAGCAACGCCGCCTACTCCATGGACG GATTCAATGATACAGGCAGCTACTGGCGCTCCTGGTACAACTCCGACTCCTTTGAGAGGGACCTGGAGCACATCTACAACCAGCTGGAGCCACTCTACCTCAACCTGCACGCCTTCGTCCGGAGGAAGCTGTACGAGCGCTACGGGCCCAAATACATCAACCTGAAGGGTCCCATCCCTGCTCACCTCCTAG GGAACATGTGGGCTCAGCAGTGGAACAACATCTATGACCTGATGATCCCCTTCCCCGAGAAGCCCAACCTTGATGTTACGAGCACCATGGTGCAGCAG GGCTGGAATGCCACCCACATGTTCCGGGTCTCGGAGGAGTTCTTCAcctccctggggctcctggACATGCCCCCTGAATTCTGGAACGAGTCCATGCTGGAAAAGCCGTCGGACGGGCGGGAGGTGGTGTGCCACGCCTCGGCCTGGGACTTCTACAACCGCAAGGACTTCAG GATCAAGCAGTGCACGTCGGTGACCATGGAGCAGCTGTTCACCGTGCACCACGAGATGGGCCACATCCAGTACTACCTGCAGTACAAGGAGCAGCCCGTGCCCTTCCGCAGCGGCGCCAACCCCGGCTTCCACGAGGCCATCGGCGACGTCCTGTCCCTCTCCGTTTCCACCCCCAAACACCTCAAGGAGATCGgtctgctcagcagtgccactgaGGATGAAG AGAGCAATATCAACTACCTGCTGAAGATGGCCCTGGAGAAGATTGCCTTTCTGCCCTTTGGCTACCTCATCGACCAGTGGCGCTGGAACGTGTTCAGTGGCCGCACGCCACCGAGCCGCTACAACTACGACTGGTGGTACCTGAG AACCAAATACCAGGGGATCTGCGCTCCAGTTCCAAGGAACGAAAGCAACTTTGACCCTGGAGCAAAGTACCACATCCCAGGGAACACTCCTTACATCAG GTACTTTGTGAGCTTCATCCTCCAGTTCCAGTTTCACAAGGCACTGTGCGAGGCAGCCAACCACACCGGTCCCCTGCACACCTGTGACATCTACAGGTCCAAAGAGGCTGGAGACAAACTCAG GGAAGTGTTGAAAGCCGGGTCCTCGAAGTCGTGGCAGGATATCCTCTTGAATCTCACTGGCACGGGTGAGATGGATGCTGGTCCCCTTCTGGAATATTTCAGCCCTGTCACCAAGTGGCTTCAGGAGCAGAACAACAAGACCAATGAGGTGCTGGGCTGGCCTGAGTTCGACTGGCGTCCCCCTGTCCCTGAAGGCTACCCTGAAGGCATTG ACAAAATAGCAGATGAGGCACAAGCTAAAGAGTTCTTGTCCGAGTACAACAGGACAGCTGAGGAAGTGTGGGAAGCCTACACCGAGGCATCCTGGGCCTACAACACCAACATCACCGACCACAACAAGGAGGTCATG CTGGAGAAGAACTTGGCCATGTCCAAGCACACCCTGGAGTACGGCATGAGGGCCAGGCAGTTTGACACCTCTGATTTCCAGGACCAGAGTGTCACCCGCATCCTCAAGAAGCTGAGTGTCATTGAGAGGGCAGCCCTACCTGAGGACGAGCTGAAGGAG TATAACACCCTCCTCTCCGATATGGAGACCACGTACAGCGTGGCCAAGGTCTGCAGAGAGGACAAAACCTGCCACCCACTGGACCCTG ACCTCACAGACATCATGGCCACCTCTCGGGACTACAACGAGCTCCTGTTTGCCTGGAAGGGCTGGCGGGATGCTTCGGGGAAGAAGATGAGGAACAGCTACAAGCGATACGTGGAACTGAGCAACAAGGCAGCCACGCTCAACG GCTACAAAGACAACGGGGCCTACTGGAGATCCCTGTATGAGACATCCACCTTCGAGGAGGATCTGGAGAGGCTgtacctgcagctgcagcccctgtaCCTCAACCTGCACGCTTACGTACGCCGAGCCCTCTACAAGAAGTACGGGGCAGAGCACATAAACCTGCGGggtcccatccctgcccacctGCTGG GCAACATGTGGGCTCAGTCATGGTCCAACATTTTCGACCTGGTCATACCTTACCCAGATGCCACCAAGGTGGATGCCACCCCGGCCATGAAAAAGCAG GGCTGGACACCCAAGAAAATGTTCGAAGAGTCGGACCGTTTCTTCACCTCTCTGGGGCTCATCCCCATGCCACAGGAGTTCTGGGACAAGTCCATGATCGAGAAGCCGTCGGACGGGCGGGAGGTGGTGTGCCACGCCTCGGCCTGGGACTTCTACAACCGCAAGGACTTCAG GATCAAGCAGTGCACCGTGGTGAACATGGACGACCTGATCACCGTGCACCACGAGATGGGCCACGTGCAGTATTTCCTGCAGTACAAGGAGCAGCCCGTGTCCTTCCGCGACGGCGCCAACCCCGGCTTCCACGAGGCCGTCGGGGACGTCATGGCCTTGTCTGTGTCCACCCCCAAACACCTGCACAGCATCaacctgctggagcaagtcaCGGAAAACCAAG AAAGTGACATTAACTACCTGATGAGCATCGCCCTGGACAAAATCGCCTTCCTGCCCTTCGGGTACCTCATGGACCAGTGGCGCTGGAAGGTGTTTGATGGCCGGATCAAGGAGGATGAGTACAACAAGGAGTGGTGGAACCTGAG GATGAAGTACCAGGGCTTGTGCCCACCAGCACTGAGGTCTGAAGATGACTTTGATCCTGGGGCAAAGTTCCACATCCCTGCCAACGTCCCTTACATtag GTACTTTGTCAGCTTCGTGATCCAGTTCCAGTTCCACCAGGCACTCTGTGATGCAGCTGGGCACAAGGGTCCCCTGCACACCTGTGACATCTACCAGTCCAAGGAGGCCGGGAAGATCTTGGG GGATGCCCTGAAGCTGGGTTTCAGCAAGCCATGGCCCGAAGCCATGCAGCTCATCACAGGCCAGCCCAACATGTCAGCAGAGGCCCTGATGAGCTACTTTGAGCCTCTCATGACGTGGCTGGAGAAAGAGAACAGCAAGAACggggaggtgctgggctggcccGAGTACAGCTGGACTCCTTACGCAG CCCAAGATGACTCCAGCAGAACCGATTTCCTGGGAATGTCCCTGACCAAAAGTCAAGCCACAGCAGGTGGCTGggtcctgctggccctggcactcATCTTCCTGATCACCACCATCTTCCTGGGCGTCAAATTCTTCTCAGCCAGGAGAAAGGCCTTCAAATCCAGCTCAGAAATGGAACTGAAAtaa